A genomic stretch from Chitinophagaceae bacterium includes:
- a CDS encoding DUF4290 domain-containing protein, which yields MEYNTTRNHLIIREYGRHIQKMVDHILTIEDRQKRQEQAQVAIELMGFLNPHLKNVEDFRHKLWDHLFLISDFKLDVDSPYPIPTSETLKAKPERLPYPKRYPRYNHLGKNIEIVIDKALKEENPEKKQGFANAIAYYMKLSYNNWHKENIHDDAIQQELSAITKGELEFNNRPFVRQYRPSDDFRENRGGSGGGKFKKHFQQRGGSGGGGGRNMGGRDNRGGGDNRGGGGGGQKFKKRY from the coding sequence ATGGAATATAATACTACAAGAAATCATCTCATCATTCGTGAATACGGCCGCCATATTCAGAAAATGGTAGATCATATCCTTACAATTGAAGACAGGCAGAAGCGCCAGGAGCAGGCGCAGGTGGCAATTGAGTTGATGGGTTTTTTAAACCCCCATTTAAAAAATGTGGAAGATTTCAGGCACAAACTCTGGGATCACCTGTTTCTCATTTCTGATTTTAAGCTGGATGTTGACAGCCCTTACCCCATTCCTACCAGCGAAACATTAAAAGCAAAACCGGAGCGTTTACCTTACCCCAAACGCTATCCACGCTATAATCATTTAGGAAAGAACATTGAAATTGTAATTGACAAAGCATTGAAAGAAGAAAACCCTGAAAAGAAGCAGGGCTTTGCCAATGCAATTGCTTATTACATGAAACTTTCTTATAACAACTGGCACAAAGAAAATATTCATGACGATGCTATTCAGCAGGAACTGAGTGCTATTACCAAGGGCGAACTTGAATTCAACAACAGGCCTTTTGTACGCCAGTACCGGCCAAGTGATGATTTCAGAGAAAACCGCGGCGGAAGCGGAGGTGGAAAATTCAAAAAACATTTCCAGCAAAGAGGCGGAAGTGGCGGAGGTGGTGGACGTAATATGGGAGGAAGAGATAATCGTGGTGGTGGAGACAACCGTGGCGGAGGCGGTGGCGGACAAAAATTCAAAAAGCGCTACTAA